Proteins co-encoded in one Bremerella sp. TYQ1 genomic window:
- a CDS encoding methyltransferase regulatory domain-containing protein gives MSTADNLQQQSLAEEEYSYDVVPYPSHPFRQSHPERLASVGNLFGIKPADIHNCRVLEIGCAAGGNLIPMAEGLPDSKFVGVDLSKKQIERGQLNIDSLGLTNIELKYMNCVDIDESMGTFDYIIVHGVFSWIPEDVQERIFEICQKQLSENGIAYVSYNTYPGWHLRGMIRDMMNYHVRNLKDAPRRIQQSRALLEFLAKSVSADKGAYGMLLNNELQLLRRQSDNYLFHEHLEKDNTPIYFHEFIERAKAYDLQYLGESQLATMWIGNFPKDVAQTLERIAPDIVQREQYADFVRNRTFRQTLLCHKDAPVSRALKMESLEGAHVAGNLDEQIEKGKQPKPGDPRTFVNPLTRQTMTTQDPLVIETVMKLREAFPCAISFEDLFQHAMDKMVDGVIADATKIEALKRSLATNIIHMTVSGIVELQYNPSRYTADIPEFPKTSAVARMQAESTNRLTSCRHETVTVDDLSKHLVPLMDGTRTKDQLVAELKRLVDEGKLVIQQKGERPDSLSMDTVMDKAVDEVLSRVAKASLLVKQD, from the coding sequence ATGAGCACTGCGGACAACCTGCAACAGCAATCGCTGGCCGAAGAAGAGTACAGCTACGACGTCGTTCCTTACCCGAGTCATCCCTTCCGCCAATCCCATCCGGAACGTCTTGCCTCGGTGGGCAATCTTTTTGGGATCAAGCCTGCCGATATTCATAACTGCCGTGTACTGGAAATCGGCTGTGCCGCCGGCGGTAATCTGATTCCCATGGCAGAAGGCCTGCCTGATAGCAAATTTGTTGGTGTCGATCTCTCGAAGAAGCAGATCGAACGAGGACAACTCAACATCGATTCGTTGGGACTGACCAACATCGAATTGAAATACATGAACTGTGTTGACATCGACGAGTCGATGGGCACGTTCGATTACATCATCGTACACGGGGTGTTCTCTTGGATTCCGGAAGATGTCCAGGAACGTATCTTCGAGATCTGCCAGAAGCAACTTAGCGAAAACGGAATTGCCTACGTTAGCTACAACACCTACCCAGGGTGGCATCTTCGCGGCATGATCCGCGACATGATGAACTATCATGTGCGCAACCTGAAAGATGCTCCGCGTCGTATTCAACAGTCGCGTGCGTTGCTCGAATTCCTCGCGAAGAGCGTCTCGGCCGACAAGGGTGCCTATGGGATGCTGCTCAACAACGAACTGCAACTGCTGCGTCGTCAGTCCGACAATTACCTTTTCCACGAGCACCTGGAAAAGGACAATACACCGATTTATTTCCACGAATTTATCGAGCGTGCGAAAGCCTACGACCTGCAATACCTCGGTGAGTCGCAGTTGGCAACGATGTGGATTGGCAATTTCCCCAAAGACGTTGCACAAACGTTGGAACGTATCGCTCCCGATATTGTTCAGCGCGAGCAATACGCCGACTTTGTCCGCAACCGAACTTTCCGCCAAACGTTGCTGTGCCACAAAGATGCTCCCGTCTCGAGAGCATTGAAAATGGAGTCGCTTGAAGGGGCGCACGTCGCCGGCAATTTGGACGAACAGATCGAAAAGGGCAAGCAGCCTAAGCCCGGCGATCCACGCACGTTCGTCAATCCTTTGACCCGCCAAACGATGACCACGCAAGACCCACTGGTGATCGAAACGGTGATGAAGCTGAGAGAAGCCTTCCCTTGTGCGATTTCTTTTGAAGACTTGTTCCAGCATGCGATGGACAAGATGGTCGACGGGGTGATCGCCGACGCGACGAAAATCGAAGCCCTGAAGCGCTCGCTGGCGACCAACATCATTCACATGACCGTCAGCGGGATCGTGGAACTGCAGTACAACCCTTCGCGGTATACGGCAGACATTCCGGAGTTCCCCAAAACGTCTGCCGTGGCTCGGATGCAGGCCGAAAGCACCAACCGCCTGACCAGCTGCCGTCATGAAACGGTCACCGTAGACGACTTATCGAAGCATCTCGTGCCGCTGATGGATGGTACACGTACCAAAGACCAGCTTGTCGCAGAGTTAAAGCGGCTTGTCGACGAAGGAAAGCTCGTCATCCAGCAGAAGGGAGAACGCCCCGATAGCCTCTCGATGGATACCGTGATGGATAAAGCGGTTGACGAAGTGCTGAGCCGGGTCGCAAAAGCAAGCCTGCTCGTGAAGCAAGATTAA